Genomic DNA from Deinococcota bacterium:
CCTTGACCGGGCGCGGGCAGTGCTCGAGGAGACAGCCTGGGACATCCGCGCGGCCACCGTGATGCTCGTGGGCGGCCATTCGCTGGAAGCGGCGCGGGCGCGGCTGCAGAGCTGCGGCAACCGCGTCCGCGAGGCCCTGGAGGAGAGATGACCCAGCCCATGACCCAGTTCGAACGTGAGATCCGCGAGCAGCCCGAGGTGCTGACGCGAATCCTGGGGGACGCCAAGGTCATCGCCGCGGCTGAGGTGCTGCGCGCGCAGGACCGCGGGCTCATCATGAGCTTGGCGCGGGGCTCGTCGGACAACGCCGTGACCTTTTTCGGCTACCTGGCGGGCCGCTTCCTCGGCCTGCCGCTCGCCTCGCTGCCGCCCAGCCTGGTGACGGTCTACGCCGCCAAGATGAAGGCGGCGGGCGCCCTGGCCGTCGGCGTGAGCCAGTCGGGCGAGTCGAGCGACGTGCTCGAGGGGCTCCGCGCCCTCAAGGCGGCGGGCGCTCTGACGGTCGCCATCAGCAACGACCCCGAGAGTTCGCTCTCCAGGCTCGCCGACCTCAGCCTCGAGCAGAGGGCGGGCGAGGAGCAGGCCGTCGCCGCCAGCAAGACCTTCAGCAGCCAGATGATGCTCTTGGCGCTCTTGGTCGCCCACTGGTCGGAAGACGCCGGCTTGCTGACGGCGTTGCAGGCCGTCCCCGAGAGGATGAGGGCGCTGCTAGGGGACCAGAGCGCGGTCGAGAGAGCGGCGACCAGGCTCACTCACGCCGAGCACGCCTACGTGCTCGGCCGCGGCCTCTCCTACGGCCCGGCCTTGGAGCTGGCCCTCAAGCTCAAGGAGACGAGCTACCTCCACGCCGAGGCCTTCTCGAGCGCCGAGTTCCAGCACGGCCCCATCGCCGCCGTGGACCCGCGCTATCCGGTCATCCTGCTGGCCACCCAGGACGGCAGCCTCGAGTCGAACCTGGCGGTAGCCGAGCGGCTCTGCGAGCTCGAGGCGGACCTCACCGTCGTCAGCGGCGCGCAAGCCCTCGAAGCTTATGCCGGAGCGCTCGTCGCGTTGCCCGAGGGTCTCCACCCCGCCACCGAGGCCTTCTTGCAGGTCTTGGCGGGTCAGCTCCTGGCCCTGCACCTGGCCCAGTCCAAGCGGCTCGATCCCGACAAGCCCAGGCACCTGAGCAAGATCACCAAGACGATGT
This window encodes:
- a CDS encoding SIS domain-containing protein, yielding MTQPMTQFEREIREQPEVLTRILGDAKVIAAAEVLRAQDRGLIMSLARGSSDNAVTFFGYLAGRFLGLPLASLPPSLVTVYAAKMKAAGALAVGVSQSGESSDVLEGLRALKAAGALTVAISNDPESSLSRLADLSLEQRAGEEQAVAASKTFSSQMMLLALLVAHWSEDAGLLTALQAVPERMRALLGDQSAVERAATRLTHAEHAYVLGRGLSYGPALELALKLKETSYLHAEAFSSAEFQHGPIAAVDPRYPVILLATQDGSLESNLAVAERLCELEADLTVVSGAQALEAYAGALVALPEGLHPATEAFLQVLAGQLLALHLAQSKRLDPDKPRHLSKITKTM